A region of Streptomyces cinnamoneus DNA encodes the following proteins:
- a CDS encoding ornithine carbamoyltransferase yields MGDTPLRQGPGPERGLFSLAELPPPLIQGLTARSVELFHDPRAHDRPLAAQVVGVLFTRTSTRTRTAFTVATLRLGGSPVGFGPGDLQLNTGETVGDTGRVLGSMLDLLVARTAGPLDELRNLSRSGRLPVVNAMAAQEHPSQGLCDLATLALTFGDLTGIQVLYVGEGNNTAVALAHGLAAVPGARVTFATPAGYGLPEDELRTAERRAGTVGAAVEQIHELAAAPADVDVVYTTRWQTTGTVKPDPDWREAFRPFHVDEHLLDRWPRASFMHDLPAHRGDEVSGRVLDGPRSLAWTQAAMKLSSAMAVLEWAAGPHG; encoded by the coding sequence ATGGGCGACACCCCCCTGCGGCAGGGTCCCGGACCGGAACGGGGCCTGTTCTCACTGGCGGAGCTGCCCCCACCGCTGATCCAGGGCCTGACCGCCCGCTCGGTCGAGCTGTTCCACGACCCGCGGGCCCATGACCGGCCGCTGGCGGCCCAGGTGGTGGGGGTGCTCTTCACCAGGACCTCGACCCGCACGCGCACCGCCTTCACCGTCGCCACCCTGCGGCTGGGCGGTTCTCCCGTCGGCTTCGGTCCCGGCGACCTCCAGCTCAACACCGGGGAGACGGTGGGCGACACCGGCCGGGTGCTGGGCTCGATGCTCGACCTGCTGGTCGCCCGGACCGCCGGCCCGCTCGACGAGCTGCGCAACCTCTCCCGCAGCGGCCGGCTGCCGGTCGTCAACGCCATGGCCGCCCAGGAGCACCCCAGCCAGGGCCTGTGCGACCTCGCCACCCTCGCGCTGACCTTCGGCGACCTCACCGGCATCCAGGTCCTGTACGTGGGCGAGGGCAACAACACCGCGGTCGCCCTCGCCCACGGGCTCGCCGCGGTCCCCGGCGCCCGCGTCACCTTCGCCACCCCCGCCGGATACGGCCTGCCCGAGGACGAACTGCGCACCGCGGAACGCCGGGCCGGCACCGTCGGCGCGGCGGTCGAGCAGATCCACGAACTGGCCGCCGCCCCCGCGGACGTGGACGTCGTCTACACCACCCGCTGGCAGACCACGGGCACCGTCAAGCCCGACCCCGACTGGCGCGAGGCGTTCCGCCCCTTCCACGTCGACGAGCACCTGCTGGACCGCTGGCCCCGGGCGTCCTTCATGCACGACCTGCCCGCCCACCGGGGCGACGAGGTCTCCGGCCGCGTCCTCGACGGCCCCCGCTCACTGGCCTGGACCCAGGCGGCGATGAAGCTCTCCAGCGCCATGGCGGTCCTGGAGTGGGCGGCCGGCCCGCACGGCTGA
- a CDS encoding methyltransferase domain-containing protein yields MPNVSRVQTYEHLTGQDFVPPGSPQVFFEPADTEIGVWVVKDLVTAGCSVLDLGSGSGAAAAAMARAGATRVHGVDSGAETVAWAEKHYASHDGDRRVTFALGDFAAMTTERLLATAPTPLPRPLIVTSNPPYVPLTLRADAQRRSISGGTDGLKWAPAIIGHGRELRSDLGLTIGSYSTPRKAVRLLEDAGYRVHAVTLCPLPLGEFTLSNIEQVLALEEAEEAVLWRTDGGTPRYFIVGLACRWTAGAGDGEAGRLSGEGLLDLLRTAARSHTSRLEALDGARPDGWQGPVRVLDLPVAEARHHW; encoded by the coding sequence ATGCCGAACGTCTCCCGCGTCCAGACCTACGAGCACCTGACGGGGCAGGACTTCGTCCCGCCCGGCTCGCCCCAGGTGTTCTTCGAACCCGCCGACACCGAGATCGGCGTCTGGGTGGTCAAGGACCTCGTCACCGCAGGCTGTTCGGTCCTGGACCTCGGCTCGGGCAGCGGGGCCGCGGCCGCCGCCATGGCCCGGGCCGGCGCCACCCGGGTCCACGGCGTCGACTCGGGCGCGGAGACCGTCGCCTGGGCCGAGAAGCACTACGCCTCCCACGACGGCGACCGCCGGGTCACCTTCGCCCTCGGCGACTTCGCCGCCATGACCACCGAGCGGCTGCTGGCCACCGCCCCCACGCCCCTGCCCCGCCCCCTGATCGTCACCAGCAACCCGCCCTACGTCCCGCTGACCCTGCGGGCCGACGCCCAGCGCCGGTCCATCAGCGGCGGCACCGACGGACTGAAGTGGGCCCCCGCGATCATCGGGCACGGCCGGGAGCTGCGCAGCGACCTGGGACTGACGATCGGCAGCTACTCCACGCCCCGCAAGGCGGTGCGGCTGCTGGAGGACGCCGGTTACCGCGTGCACGCCGTGACCCTGTGCCCGCTCCCGCTCGGCGAGTTCACGCTCAGCAACATCGAGCAGGTGCTGGCCCTGGAGGAGGCGGAGGAAGCCGTCCTGTGGCGCACGGACGGCGGCACTCCCCGCTACTTCATCGTCGGCCTGGCCTGCCGCTGGACGGCCGGAGCCGGAGACGGCGAGGCCGGCCGGCTCAGCGGCGAGGGGCTGCTGGACCTGCTGCGGACCGCCGCCCGTTCGCACACCTCCCGGCTGGAGGCGCTCGACGGCGCGCGCCCCGACGGCTGGCAGGGACCCGTCCGCGTGCTGGACCTCCCCGTGGCCGAGGCCCGTCACCACTGGTGA